In Gemmatimonadales bacterium, a single window of DNA contains:
- a CDS encoding ATP-dependent DNA helicase RecQ, whose translation MSSSPAVAQLERALHARFGLSAFRPGQREAAEAVIEGRDVVAVMPTGAGKSLCFQLPALLLGGLTVVVSPLIALMKDQVDGLRARGIPAAALHSGLSPEERSTVEGELARGALALLYIAPERLASGSFRDLLGRARPVRLVIDEAHCISQWGHDFRPDYRRLAGLRAELGVAVAAFTATATPEVRADIAAQLGLQSPLELVTGFERSNLTLAVESCRGREEKEAALRRLLAEVGPPGIVYAATRKSVELWADFLAGQGLRTGRYHAGLGDEERTRVQEDFLAGRAEVIAATNAFGMGVDKADIRFVAHAELPGSVEAYYQEVGRAGRDGRPSRCTLLFSGADVRTQEFFLAGANPSASVLRTVWRLLGEGVPEEGIGERVGGNAVTSMSAATATRTLRRAAESAGIPLGTGPLPFPLEPLALKARRDRERLDTIIRYAFSRGCRTRFVFDYFAGGASRGAAPRCGTCDVCLGWRQGTARPLDDAELLRVRIALSGVGRLSGRFGVERVAQVLVGSRVRPVLDRGLDRIPTYGKLAGMPLEEVKDLLGVLADAGLVERHGIDGGRPGAFVLALTADGFAVARGQRRPELALPSAATPRGSDRKRVKPAEPAVADDVDPELLARLKGWRTEEARRRGMPPYIVFPDRTLVALAAAQPRTREALLQVRGIGPAKLEAYGERLLQLLA comes from the coding sequence GTGTCCTCCTCCCCTGCCGTGGCCCAACTCGAGCGTGCCCTGCACGCGCGCTTCGGCCTGAGCGCCTTCCGTCCCGGCCAGCGGGAGGCGGCAGAGGCGGTGATCGAGGGTCGCGACGTGGTAGCGGTCATGCCGACGGGCGCGGGGAAGTCCCTCTGCTTCCAGCTGCCGGCCCTGCTGCTGGGTGGTCTCACCGTCGTCGTGTCGCCGCTCATCGCGCTGATGAAGGACCAGGTGGACGGATTGCGTGCCCGAGGCATTCCGGCGGCCGCGCTCCACTCCGGTCTCTCGCCAGAGGAGCGCAGCACGGTGGAGGGCGAGCTCGCGCGCGGCGCGCTCGCGCTGCTCTATATCGCCCCCGAGCGGCTGGCCAGCGGGTCGTTTCGCGACCTGCTCGGGCGGGCTCGTCCGGTGCGGCTGGTGATCGACGAGGCGCATTGCATCAGCCAGTGGGGTCACGATTTCCGGCCCGACTACCGGCGGCTGGCCGGCCTGCGCGCGGAGCTCGGCGTGGCGGTAGCGGCGTTCACCGCCACTGCCACGCCGGAGGTGCGGGCCGACATCGCGGCGCAGCTCGGGCTGCAATCGCCGCTCGAGCTGGTCACCGGCTTCGAACGCTCCAACCTCACTCTCGCGGTCGAAAGCTGCCGCGGACGGGAGGAGAAGGAGGCGGCGCTCCGCCGGTTGCTCGCGGAGGTCGGTCCACCCGGCATCGTCTACGCCGCCACCCGCAAGTCGGTCGAGCTGTGGGCCGATTTCCTGGCGGGCCAAGGGCTCCGCACCGGGCGGTACCACGCGGGCCTGGGTGACGAGGAACGCACCCGGGTGCAGGAGGATTTCCTGGCCGGGCGGGCCGAGGTCATCGCCGCCACCAACGCCTTCGGCATGGGGGTGGACAAGGCAGACATCCGCTTCGTGGCGCACGCCGAGCTGCCGGGCAGCGTGGAGGCCTACTATCAGGAGGTAGGCCGGGCCGGCAGGGACGGCCGTCCTTCGCGCTGCACGTTGCTGTTTTCCGGCGCCGACGTGCGAACCCAGGAGTTCTTTCTGGCGGGCGCCAACCCGAGCGCGTCGGTGTTGCGGACCGTATGGCGGCTGCTGGGCGAAGGCGTGCCGGAGGAGGGCATCGGCGAGCGGGTCGGGGGCAACGCGGTCACCTCGATGAGCGCCGCCACGGCCACCCGAACGCTGCGCCGCGCCGCGGAGAGCGCCGGCATCCCCTTGGGCACAGGACCGCTTCCATTTCCGCTGGAGCCGCTGGCGCTCAAGGCGCGGCGGGATCGCGAGCGACTCGATACCATCATCCGGTATGCGTTTTCCCGCGGCTGCCGAACCCGGTTCGTCTTCGACTACTTCGCCGGCGGAGCTAGCCGCGGCGCCGCGCCACGCTGCGGTACCTGCGACGTCTGTCTCGGCTGGCGTCAGGGTACGGCGCGTCCACTCGACGATGCCGAGCTGCTGCGCGTCCGGATCGCGCTCTCCGGGGTGGGGCGGCTCTCCGGACGATTCGGTGTCGAGCGGGTCGCGCAGGTGCTGGTGGGAAGCCGGGTCCGGCCAGTGCTCGACCGCGGACTCGACCGGATTCCGACGTACGGGAAGCTCGCGGGAATGCCGCTGGAGGAGGTGAAAGATCTGCTCGGCGTGCTGGCGGACGCCGGCCTGGTCGAGCGCCACGGCATCGACGGAGGCCGGCCGGGCGCCTTCGTGCTCGCGCTCACCGCGGACGGCTTCGCCGTGGCACGGGGCCAACGCCGGCCGGAGCTGGCACTGCCCTCGGCGGCCACACCTCGTGGCTCGGACCGGAAGCGGGTCAAGCCCGCCGAGCCGGCCGTGGCGGACGACGTCGACCCGGAGTTGCTCGCCCGGCTCAAAGGCTGGCGCACCGAGGAGGCACGACGTCGGGGAATGCCGCCGTACATCGTCTTCCCGGACCGTACTCTGGTGGCGTTGGCGGCCGCGCAGCCACGGACCCGTGAGGCATTGCTTCAGGTGCGGGGAATCGGGCCCGCCAAGCTGGAAGCGTACGGGGAGAGACTGCTCCAGTTGCTGGCCTGA
- a CDS encoding diguanylate cyclase, with amino-acid sequence MSSSTTRGPSTVLLVEDNPADTFLARRILAETDDPTPAVETEDRLAGAIQRLARGGVDVVVLDLGLPDSKGLESFERLSREAPSVPLVILSSLEDQAIAAEAVRRGAQDFLVKGRFNGGVLSRTLRYAIERHRLQSQIFALSLTDELTGLSNLRGFEGRVLDDLRRAKRQQSELVLGFARLEGLRTINERYGRVEGDRLVRDTATILRSTFRETDVLARPGGDRFTILLRDAGCHSTEQARHRLVGHLDDYNSCLDRPFQVSIRLRFSRQVPTREETLENLLRCADMALRSDQDQTRHAPTP; translated from the coding sequence TTGAGCTCTTCCACCACCCGCGGCCCGTCGACCGTTCTCCTGGTCGAGGACAATCCTGCCGACACGTTCCTTGCCCGACGGATTCTGGCCGAAACCGATGATCCCACGCCGGCGGTGGAGACAGAGGACCGTCTGGCGGGCGCCATTCAGCGGCTCGCCCGAGGTGGGGTGGACGTGGTCGTGCTCGATCTCGGCCTTCCCGACAGCAAGGGGCTCGAATCGTTCGAGCGGCTCAGCCGCGAGGCACCGAGCGTGCCGCTGGTGATCCTCAGCAGCTTGGAGGATCAGGCGATCGCGGCCGAAGCTGTGCGGCGCGGCGCGCAGGATTTCCTGGTGAAGGGACGGTTCAACGGCGGCGTGCTGAGCCGCACGCTGCGCTACGCGATCGAGCGGCACCGGCTGCAGTCGCAGATCTTCGCGCTGTCGTTGACGGACGAGCTGACCGGCCTCTCCAACCTTCGCGGCTTCGAGGGCCGGGTGCTCGACGATCTCCGGCGGGCCAAGCGCCAGCAGAGCGAGCTGGTGCTCGGATTCGCCCGGTTGGAAGGACTCCGGACGATCAACGAGCGGTACGGCCGGGTCGAAGGCGATCGGCTGGTGCGCGACACCGCGACCATCCTGCGCTCGACCTTCCGCGAGACCGACGTTTTGGCGCGACCCGGCGGTGACCGCTTCACCATTCTCTTGCGCGACGCAGGATGTCACTCCACCGAACAGGCGCGTCACCGATTGGTGGGCCACCTGGACGACTACAACTCCTGCCTGGATCGCCCATTTCAGGTCTCCATCCGGCTCAGATTTTCCCGACAGGTGCCAACCCGGGAGGAGACGCTGGAAAACCTCCTGCGGTGCGCCGACATGGCGCTGCGCTCAGACCAGGACCAGACTCGCCATGCACCAACGCCCTGA
- a CDS encoding response regulator: MTVLVAEDEAEIRSPLRRLLVAQGFRVLDAADGPGALQISERHEGTIHLLLTDILMPGMNGGELARRLLLVRPALRVIFMSGYSDEAITTNGMLTPGAKFLQKPFSIEELACRLREALD; this comes from the coding sequence ATGACGGTGCTCGTCGCCGAGGACGAAGCCGAGATCCGCTCGCCACTGCGCCGGCTGCTCGTGGCGCAGGGGTTTCGGGTGCTGGATGCGGCCGATGGACCAGGCGCGCTGCAAATCTCCGAACGCCACGAGGGGACGATTCACCTGCTGCTCACGGACATTCTCATGCCGGGCATGAACGGCGGAGAGCTGGCGCGCCGCCTCCTGCTGGTCCGACCGGCGCTCCGAGTCATCTTCATGTCCGGCTACAGCGATGAGGCAATCACCACCAACGGCATGCTCACGCCGGGCGCGAAATTTCTGCAGAAACCGTTCAGCATCGAGGAGCTGGCCTGCCGGCTCCGTGAGGCGCTGGACTGA